One genomic window of Meles meles chromosome 15, mMelMel3.1 paternal haplotype, whole genome shotgun sequence includes the following:
- the KDM3A gene encoding lysine-specific demethylase 3A isoform X3: protein MVLTLGESWPVLVGKRFLSLSAADGSDGSHDSWDVERVAEWPWLSGTIRAVSHTDVTKKDLKVCVEFDGESWRKRRWIEVYSLLRRAFLVEHNLVLAERKSPEISERVVQWPAIVYKSLLDKAGLGSITSVRFLGDQQRVFLSKDLLKPIQDVNNLRLSLMDNQNVSKEFQALIVKHLDESHLLQGDKNLVGSEVKIYSLDPSTQWFSATIVNGNPASKTLQVNCEEIPALKIVDPSLIHVEVVHDNFVTCGNSTRIGAVKRKSSENNGSLVSKQAKSCSEATPSMCPVQSVPPTVFKEILLGCTAATPPSKDPRQQSTPQAANSPPNLGAKIPQGCHKQILPEELSSSLNTKPEILRTKPDMVCKVGLLSSKFSQIGTEDLKPLSEPKDSCTQLKTNTDKENKLQSVSQSSTGLPVECLPTKPSMAGLEIASTPELQKHLEYAPSTSDGLSDKPEEKAGVSSNSRSSCVEKKLIEPSALGCQSQNLKESSVKIDNESCCTRSNNKIQNAPSRKSVLTDPAKLKKLQQSGEAFVQDDSCVNIIAQLPKCRECRLDSLRKDKEQQKDSPVFCRFFHFRRLQFNKHGVLRVEGFLTPNKYDSEAIGLWLPLTKNVVGTDLDTAKYILANIGDHFCQMVISEKEAMSTIEPHRQVAWKRAVKGVREMCDVCDTTIFNLHWVCPRCGFGVCVDCYRMKRKNCQQGAAYKTFSWLRCVKSQIHEPENLMPTQIIPGKALYDVGDIVHSVRAKWGIKANCPCSNRQFKLFSKPTSKEDIKQTSFAGEKPTLGAVFQQNPLVVEPVPVAGEAASKPASSVKPACPASTSPLNWLADLTSGNVNKENKEKQPTMPILKNEIKCLPPLPPLSKSSTVLHTFNSTILTPVSNNNSGFLRNLLNSSAGKTENGLKNTPKILDDIFASLVQNKTSSEFSKRPQGLTIKPSILGFDTPHYWLCDNRLLCLQDPNNKSNWNVFRECWKQGQPVMVSGVHHKLNSELWKPESFRKEFGNQEVDLVNCRTNEIITGATVGDFWDGFEDVPNRLKNEKEPMVLKLKDWPPGEDFRDMMPSRFDDLMANIPLPEYTRRDGKLNLASRLPNYFVRPDLGPKMYNAYGLITPEDRKYGTTNLHLDVSDAANVMVYVGIPKGQCDQEEEVLKTIQDGDSDELTIKRFIEGKEKPGALWHIYAAKDTEKIREFLKKVSEEQGQENPADHDPIHDQSWYLDRSLRKRLHQEYGVQGWAIVQFLGDVVFIPAGAPHQVHNLYSCIKVAEDFVSPEHVKHCFWLTQEFRYLSQTHTNHEDKLQVKNVIYHAVKDAVAMLKASESSFGKP from the exons GTGTGTGTGGAGTTTGATGGGGAATCTTGGAGGAAGAGAAGATGGATAGAAGTCTACAGCCTTCTAAGGAGAGCATTTTTAGTAGAGCATAACTTGGTTTTGGCTGAACGAAAGTCTCCTGAAATTTCCGAACGAGTTGTTCAGTGGCCTGCAATA gTGTATAAGTCTCTGTTGGACAAAGCTGGTTTGGGATCCATAACCTCTGTTCGCTTTCTGGGAGATCAACAAAGAGTATTTCTTTCTAAAGACCTTCTGAAGCCTATACag gaTGTAAACAATCTTCGACTTTCCCTTATGGATAATCAGAATGTCAGTAAAGAATTTCAAGCTTTGATTGTGAAACATTTGGATGAAAGCCATCTTTTACAAG GTGACAAAAACTTAGTTGGTTCAGAAGTAAAAATTTATAGCTTGGACCCATCTACTCAGTGGTTTTCTGCAACCATTGTAAATGGAAACCCAGCATCAAAAACTCTTCAAGTCAACTGTGAGGAG attccagCACTGAAAATTGTCGATCCGTCACTGATTCATGTTGAAGTTGTACATGATAACTTTGTGACATGTG gtaaTTCTACAAGAATTGGCGCTGTAAAACGCAAGTCTTCTGAGAATAATGGAAGCCTAGTTTCCAAACAAGCAAAATCTTGCTCTGAG GCCACTCCCAGTATGTGTCCTGTGCAGTCCGTCCCCCCAACAGTCTTTAAGGAGATACTGCTCGGGTGCACTGCAGCAACTCCACCCAGTAAGGACCCAAGGCAGCAGAGCACTCCCCAGGCTGCCAACTCACCACCTAACCTTGGAGCAAAAATTCCTCAAGG ATGTCATAAACAGATTTTACCAGAAgaactttcttcctctctcaataCAAAGCCTGAAATACTGAGAACAAAACCAGACATGGTCTGCAAAGTAGGATTACTGTCTTCAAAGTTCTCTCAGATTGGAACAGAAGACTTAAAACCTCTTAGTGAACCAAAAGATAGCTGTACCCAGCTGAAGACCAACACCGATAAGGAAAACAAATTGCAATCTGTTTCTCAGTCATCAACTGGCCTTCCTGTGGAGTGCTTACCTACAAAGCCTTCTATGGCAGGGCTGGAAATTGCCAGTACTCCTGAACTGCAGAAGCACCTAGAATATGCACCTTCCACATCTGATGGCCTTTCAGATAAGCCAGAAGAGAAAGCAGGTGTCAGTAGTAATAGCCGTAGTAGTTGTGTGGAAAAGAAGTTGATAGAACCTTCAGCTTTAGGATGCCAGTCACAGAATTTGAAGGAATCCTCAGTAAAAATAGATAATGAAAGCTGTTGTACAAGAAGCAACAATAAAATCCAGAATG CCCCCTCCCGGAAATCGGTTTTGACAGACCCTGCCAAACTCAAGAAGCTGCAGCAGAGTGGCGAGGCCTTTGTACAGGATGACTCCTGTGTGAACATCATTGCACAGCTGCCCAAGTGCCGAGAGTGTCGCTTGGACAGCCTCCGCAAGGATAAGGAGCAGCAGAAAGACTCACCAGTGTTTTGTCGCTTCTTTCACTTcaggag GTTACAGTTCAACAAACATGGTGTGTTGCGGGTAGAAGGCTTTTTAACACCAAACAAGTACGACAGTGAAGCAATTGGCTTGTGGTTGCCTTTAACCAAAAATGTTGTGGGGACTGATTTGGACACTGCAAAGTATATCCTGGCCAACATTGGAGACCACTTCTGTCAAATGGTGATTTCTGAAAAGGAAGCTATGTCAACTATTGAGCCACACA GACAGGTTGCTTGGAAGCGAGCTGTCAAAGGTGTTCGGGAAATGTGTGATGTGTGTGACACCACTATCTTCAACCTGCACTGGGTATGTCCTAGGTGTGGGTTTGGAGTATGTGTAGATTGCTACCGGATGAAGAGGAAGAATTGCCAACAAG GTGCTGCCTACAAGACTTTCTCTTGGCTAAGATGTGTGAAGAGTCAGATACATGAGCCAGAGAACCTAATGCCTACACAAATCATTCCTGGAAAAG CCCTCTATGATGTTGGAGATATTGTTCATTCTGTGAGAGCAAAATGGGGAATAAAAGCAAATTGTCCCTGTTCAAACAGGCAATTCAAACTCTTCTCAAAGCCAAcctccaaggaagacataaagCAG ACTTCTTTTGCTGGAGAAAAACCTACTCTTGGTGCCGTGTTCCAGCAGAATCCCTTGGTGGTGGAGCCAGTGCCTGTGGCTGGGGAAGCCGCTTCCAAGCCAGCCAGCAGCGTGAAGCCTGCTTGCCCTGCCAGCACTTCTCCCTTAAACTGGCTGGCAGACCTGACCAGCGGGAATGTCAACAAGGAAAACAAGG AAAAACAACCAACGATGCCAATTCTGAAGAATGAAATCAAATGccttccacccctccctcctTTGAGCAAATCCAGCACAGTCCTCCACACCTTTAACAGCACAATTTTAACACCTGTAAGCAACAACAATTCTGGTTTCCTCCGAAATCTCTTGAATTCTTCTGCAGGAAAG acagaaaatggactgaaaaatacaccaaaaatccTTGATGacatctttgcctctttggtgcAAAATAAGACATCTTCTGAATTCTCTAAGAGGCCTCAAGGACTGACTATTAAGCCCAGCATTCTGGGCTTTGACACTCCTCACTATTGGCTGTGTGATAATCGCTTGCTATGCCTCCAAGATCCCAACAACAAGAGCAACTGGAATGTGTTTAGGGAGTGCTGGAAACAAGGACAG CCAGTGATGGTGTCAGGAGTGCATCATAAATTGAACTCTGAGCTTTGGAAACCTGAATCCTTCAGGAAAGAGTTTGGGAATCAGGAAGTCGACCTGGTTAACTGTAGGACCAATGAAATCATCACAGGAGCCACAGTAGGAGACTTCTGGGATGGATTTGAAGATGTTCCAA ACcgcttgaaaaatgaaaaagaaccaaTGGTGTTGAAACTTAAGGACTGGCCACCAGGAGAGGATTTTAGAGATATGATGCCTTCTAG GTTTGATGATCTGATGGCCAATATTCCACTGCCTGAGTACACAAGGAGAGATGGCAAACTAAACTTGGCCTCCAGGCTGCCAAACTACTTTGTGAGGCCAGATCTTGGTCCCAAGATGTATAATGCTTATG GATTAATTACTCCAGAAGACAGGAAATATGGAACAACAAATCTTCACTTAGATGTATCTGATGCAGCTAATGTTATGGTGTATGTGGGAATTCCCAAAGGACAGTGTGACCAAGAAGAAG AAGTCCTTAAAACCATCCAAGATGGAGATTCTGATGAACTCACAATAAAGCGATTtattgaaggaaaagagaagccagGAGCCCTCTGGCACATATATGCTGCAAAGGACACGGAGAAAATACGAGAATTCCTTAAAAAG GTATCAGAAGAGCAAGGTCAAGAAAACCCAGCAGACCATGATCCCATTCATGATCAGAGCTGGTATTTAGACCGATCACTAAGAAAGCGTCTTCATCAAGAGTACGGAGTTCAAGGCTGGGCTATTGTACAGTTTCTTGGAGATGTGGTATTTATCCCAGcgggagctccacatcag GTTCATAACTTATATAGCTGTATTAAAGTGGCTGAAGATTTTGTTTCTCCAGAGCATGTTAAACACTGTTTCTGGCTTACTCAGGAATTCCGTTATCTGTCACAGACTCATACCAATCATGAAGATAAATTACAG GTGAAGAATGTGATCTACCATGCGGTGAAAGATGCAGTTGCTATGCTGAAAGCCAGTGAATCCAGTTTTGGCAAACCCTAG